A stretch of Halodesulfovibrio sp. MK-HDV DNA encodes these proteins:
- a CDS encoding CerR family C-terminal domain-containing protein: MSAKVWKERKVRKTPEETRQSLLGAGLMLFGRDGYKNVTTRALAEEAGVNQAAIPYHFGGKKELYIAVAESIVEDVSKQFGSMVEMLNKDLHTANGDKKAIAETLTAFINIFLNTVLGNDVNELRFQFINQEYLRPSDGFTIIYERVIQHVHKFLTALVSTCFSLPEESEEAKLRANSLAGLMLIYLFGRPVVLKRTGWDEYTPQNIAKINTAVTEMALNMLCLNSALKD, translated from the coding sequence ATGTCTGCAAAAGTGTGGAAGGAACGAAAAGTTCGAAAAACACCAGAAGAAACTCGCCAGTCTCTACTGGGTGCAGGGCTTATGCTGTTTGGTCGGGATGGATATAAAAATGTGACAACTAGAGCTTTGGCTGAAGAAGCCGGAGTGAATCAGGCTGCCATTCCGTATCATTTTGGCGGCAAGAAAGAACTCTACATCGCTGTGGCAGAAAGCATTGTGGAAGATGTTTCGAAGCAGTTTGGTTCCATGGTGGAAATGTTGAATAAAGATCTACACACAGCAAATGGCGACAAGAAGGCAATTGCAGAAACACTTACTGCCTTTATTAATATCTTTTTGAATACGGTTCTGGGCAACGATGTGAATGAGCTGCGGTTCCAGTTTATCAATCAGGAATATCTGCGCCCGAGTGATGGGTTCACTATCATTTATGAACGAGTGATTCAGCATGTGCATAAATTTCTCACAGCATTGGTATCTACATGCTTCTCGCTGCCGGAAGAATCCGAAGAAGCCAAGCTGCGGGCAAACTCCCTAGCGGGTCTGATGCTCATTTATCTGTTTGGTCGTCCTGTAGTGCTGAAACGAACAGGGTGGGATGAATACACCCCGCAAAATATTGCTAAGATAAACACAGCGGTAACAGAAATGGCGTTGAACATGCTGTGTCTGAACAGTGCTCTGAAGGATTAA